The DNA sequence CCATGGGGTAACCAGTTGTGTTTAATTTTGAAGGTGTAAACATATCACCAGTTGTTAATGATGATACTAAGTTATTTCCTCCTCCTCCATATTTTTCCCCGGCATTTTTGGCTACCATTTCAAAAGATGCTCCCAAAATCTCAGTAGCAGGGTATCCGTCTCGAATCATTTTACCAATCATTATAGCAGTATCCCTTCGCACAGTTGCGGCTGATCCGTATAATGGGTTTCCATGCGTGTTACGCAAGTGTATTATTGCTCCTTTTTTACCAGGAGGTAGCGAAGCTAATCCTCCTGATGCAGGAGTGGCAGTTATAGTGCCATCATCATCAACAGTCACCACGTATACATCGAATGATCCTCCCACAGCTGCGCCGATAGTGGGGCCTCCGCACATAATTCTGATTCCTGGGAAATTACTAGCGGCACTGGCGGCATTTGAGGCGCTCTCACCATTGTTAAGTCTTTTGATTGTTTCAACAATGGCACCTAGTCGGGGGGTTTGGTTACCTTCACCACCGGAAAGAACAGTAAAGTGATGTTCTTTGGACATAATGAATGTGGATTGAAACATGTTTTCTGCAAATGACATGCTACCTCCTGCGGCTCCATTAGGATCTTTCCCTGTAGGGTCAGTTATGATGATTATGTTACAAGTGGCTGCTGAGGTGTTAACCACCAGTATCAGTACCAGTAGAAGCAACCCAATCTTGGGTAAATGTTTTTTTATCATTTGCATCACCAATTCATGTTTATCTATTTGGTTTCACTTCAACTGTAGAAAAGTCTTCTATAACGTTAACGGTTAATATGCCTGTTTCTTTGTTCAATTTAACATCAACAGCTTTAATAGGCATTACACTAGTTCCGGGAATAGTTGAAAGCTTAGCTGCCTCACGTGCGTTGTTCAGTGCTTCATTCATAGGAACGTTTCTTTTGGTAGTAACGAGGGTGTCCCCCTGAATGTAACTACCGGTTCTGAAACCGACATTGTTAATGTTGACCCTTATGGAGTCGGTGGGAACGACGTCGTTTCCTTTAATTATTACACCAGCTATTGGTATTCCATGTTCTGTTTCAGTAGATGAAGCATATGACATGTAAGACATCAGTCTGCCTGATGTTATAAGAATGAAAGCCAGCATTAGAATGATCAGGGTATCTCTTCTTACTTTAATGAACATTTCTCTCACCAAATTTTTATAGCTTTTATAATCAATTTAAATCTGCTAATAATTTAATCTTATCTTTAAATTTGACTGCAGCTTCACCAATACATATCACTGCATCCGAATCACATTCTAATCCTTTTTTAACTCCTTCGATTACTTGTTCTTCAGTGGCGCCTAATGTTCCGTTGCGAAATTTGTCCGGTGCTTTATCAGTTAGTTTGATCTTTCCTGATGAAATATATTTTCCTGCTGCTTGCCTAGAGTCATAGGAGGCAGGTATTATAAAATCAGCATTATATATTGCTTTTTCCATAATATCCAAATTCCCGGTAGTTCCAGATTCTGAAGAGATACTTATAACCACTGTTAATTTTTTATAGGTCTTATTCAGCTCTCTTAACACGGTTTCAACACCTGATGGGTTGTGTGCGTAATCAACGATTAAATCAACCTTTTTGCCACGATGAATATATTCAAGACGTCCTGGAACACCTTTAAAATTTTTAAGATATTTTTTAATATCTTGTAGTGGTATTTTCAATAGTTCATGTGCTGTGGCAATTGCTCCCAGGGCATTATAAACATTATGAAGTCCTTTTATGCCCATTTCCATTTCAATCACTTCATTAGGGGTTTGAAGTAAGAATGTATTTCCTTTGATATTTTTGGCCAAGTAATCCGGGGTGGGTCGTTTCAAACCACACTGACACTCATAGTACCCTACTCCTGAGAGTGTTTCACTTATTTTAATTTCCTTTTTGCACCAACAAAGTTTTTTACTTTCTTCTTGAGGGTCATGGTCCACTCCAAAAGTCACGACTCTACCATCATACTTTAATTCTGTGAAGAGTCCCCAGATAGTCGGATCATCACTATTAACCACTAACATTTTTCTTTGAAGCTCTTCTAAGAGTTCACCTTTTATACAAGCGTAATGCAAGAAATTGTGATCATCATTCAAATGGTCTGGGTTTATGTTGGTTATAACACCACAAGAAGGATGACATCTTTGGAGAGTGAATTTCAAGTCACCTTTTTTTCCTTCAGTGCCTGTTTCCAGCACTGCAACATCTCCACTGAGTCTGCACTGTAATGGGGGAATGTAGTCAACATTACCTTGCAATGAGTTGAATCCATGTTCGGTGGGCTTCAAACCAGCCATATAACAGAAATGTTTCAGAAGGGTGGTTGTAGTTGTTTTGCCATTGGTTCCACTAATGCAGATAACTGGTTTGTCTGGTTTGATTTTTTCTAGGAGATCGTCTACTCCCATTAGCTGAGCATCACTATCAATTATCTTCTGAAACAATTTTGAAGTTTTTGACAAGCTTGGAGGGGGAAGTATGTAATTGGAAGAAGTAAAAAACGATTCAGGGTGTGCTGATAGATATATAGGGGTGTCGTATCCTTCAAGAGTGTAAAGAAAGGGACAGTTATCCGAATCTTGGAGATCAGTGCATATTACATTGAAGTTGTGATCCATAAGAACCCTGGCTGCCAAATTTCCCACCACTCCACAAATTCCGATTACACCATAAGTTTCGGGTTTTTTAGGAATTCTTTCCATTTGCAGTGAATTCTTTTTCATTTGGGCGCTCATTTTATTTGACACCGTTTTTTTTTAAATTAAGTTATTCTTGAAACAGTACTGATAGGGTATAAACTATTTTTAAAGTTCCTGAATCTAATTATGAATTATTAAACGTTATAAATAATTTTTTCTGAAGTTCAAAGATTTTTTTCAACTGATTGTTTAGGATTAGTAGGATAATAATATTTGGTCTTTAGTTTTTTTTAGAATCAATAATCATTTATGCATGTCACAAGATTCGATTTTATATAGTATAATTGATATGGTAATCACAGTAAGTTTTCAAAGTTTAATCTCTCAAGTAGGCATGCCGGATGAAACACATACATTATAACATAGTTATTGGAATGAACAAATTTAAAAAATACCACTTGAAAAATAATATTACTATTTGTGATTAAATCATAAGTCATGCTTGTTTATGGAATCTGATGATTTATAAAGTAGGGTTATTGTTCATTATGAATTATATGCCCTTATTATATGAATTTGATTTGTTTTAAAACATCTAAAGCAGGATCCATGCCTTGTGCACCGATTAATAATATGGTATCATCATTTTTGGCCATTTTCAAAACATTTTGCAGTGCTTTGGTTAGTGTGTTATAATGGGAGTATTTGATCCCTTCCTTTTGAAGTTCCTCTATAAAAATTTTTTTTTCAGACGGTTTTACTCGGTTGGCATTATCCACCACATCTTCGCTACTGGTTAAAATTAAGTTATAATCAATCTTTTTGATTGAATTAGCAACAGCTTGGGCATTTAACTTATTCAGTGAGCTTCCTCTAGATCCTCTAATAGCACATACAATATGAAATTTTCCTGAAACCAGTTCTGTTGTACTTTTTATAGTAGCTGCAATACCTTCTGGATTATGGGCAAAATCATCAATAATGAGCGGGTTATGATTAAGTACAGTGAATCTACGTTTTAATGGTTGATAAGATTCAACAGCTCTTTTAATTATATTCAAATTAATTTTTAATGCAATACTTGTACTAACTGCTGCCAAAGTGTTTTGGATGAAATGAGAGCTTTTAAATGGGAGATCATTTAGGGGGATGATTAGTTTTTCTTTATAGAAAATCCCATTTTTTCTAAATTCAACACTTGTTCCGGACCCATAGAATCTTACCTCGGCATTTGGAACAAGATTTTCCATTTTGCGTATTAATGGATCGTCATGATTCAAAATTACTTGTTTGCCCTGAAATCCTCTAAGAGAACTTGAAATCTCTTTGGAAACATCTTCAATGGTGTTTACCAAGCCAACATGATCTAGTGCCACGTTAGTTAGCACAACTATGTGGGGTTTAATGGCGCTAGTCATAAGGAAGGCATGATCAGCCATATTCCGATCCTCCCACCCTTGAACTTCGGAAACTTCCAAAACCAGGGCGTCCAATTCTCCCTGAAATTCAGCTATTTGCTTGGCTACCATGGGATCAATTAGTGTGTTAAACTCTGATTCAGAATCAGTGTTTGTATGGGCAGTGTATCCTGCTTCTAGGAGGATTTTATGGATCATATGGGTAGTAGTTGATTTTCCATTTGTACCGGTTACCACAATTCTCAATGTGTTTGGAGCAAAATTTTCAATGGCCCAATCAATAGCAAAAGCATTCACTAACTCAATTTTTTCAGCTAAAATTAGGGGTAAACCGAGTTTTCTAGCAAGTTCAACAGAATTTCCACGGGCATCTTGGGTCACTAAACATGAGGCACCTTTATCAGATGCCATTTGCACACCAATCTCATCAATCCAGTGTCTTACCACGACATCGCCTTTTCCTGCATCTTTAAGAATGTTAAAAATTCCAGTAATGATTCTGTCATCACCAATCAATTTTCCTTTAGATTTGTGGGCCAGATAGGAGGTGTTAAGATGTTTCATTATGGTTTTTCCTGGATTATTAGAATACAAATTGGTAAATTAAGATGGCTAACAAACAAATTACTAGAGTGATTGACCAGTAAAGGGCAACTATTTTTTTCTCAGAAAGTCCATTGTAATGTAAAGTATGATGTAATGGTTCAACTGGTAGTTTTATTAAATTAACCCGGTGCATAAGACTAACCACTACTGAAAAAATGGGGATAGAAAGAGCAATTACTGCAAAGTAAATTATGTCTCCCAAAAAACCTGCAGTTATATATCCTGCACCTAAAGCGAAAGCACCCGTGTCTCCCATAATTATACTTGCAGGGT is a window from the Methanobacterium sp. genome containing:
- a CDS encoding Mur ligase family protein, which translates into the protein MKHLNTSYLAHKSKGKLIGDDRIITGIFNILKDAGKGDVVVRHWIDEIGVQMASDKGASCLVTQDARGNSVELARKLGLPLILAEKIELVNAFAIDWAIENFAPNTLRIVVTGTNGKSTTTHMIHKILLEAGYTAHTNTDSESEFNTLIDPMVAKQIAEFQGELDALVLEVSEVQGWEDRNMADHAFLMTSAIKPHIVVLTNVALDHVGLVNTIEDVSKEISSSLRGFQGKQVILNHDDPLIRKMENLVPNAEVRFYGSGTSVEFRKNGIFYKEKLIIPLNDLPFKSSHFIQNTLAAVSTSIALKINLNIIKRAVESYQPLKRRFTVLNHNPLIIDDFAHNPEGIAATIKSTTELVSGKFHIVCAIRGSRGSSLNKLNAQAVANSIKKIDYNLILTSSEDVVDNANRVKPSEKKIFIEELQKEGIKYSHYNTLTKALQNVLKMAKNDDTILLIGAQGMDPALDVLKQIKFI
- a CDS encoding Mur ligase is translated as MKKNSLQMERIPKKPETYGVIGICGVVGNLAARVLMDHNFNVICTDLQDSDNCPFLYTLEGYDTPIYLSAHPESFFTSSNYILPPPSLSKTSKLFQKIIDSDAQLMGVDDLLEKIKPDKPVICISGTNGKTTTTTLLKHFCYMAGLKPTEHGFNSLQGNVDYIPPLQCRLSGDVAVLETGTEGKKGDLKFTLQRCHPSCGVITNINPDHLNDDHNFLHYACIKGELLEELQRKMLVVNSDDPTIWGLFTELKYDGRVVTFGVDHDPQEESKKLCWCKKEIKISETLSGVGYYECQCGLKRPTPDYLAKNIKGNTFLLQTPNEVIEMEMGIKGLHNVYNALGAIATAHELLKIPLQDIKKYLKNFKGVPGRLEYIHRGKKVDLIVDYAHNPSGVETVLRELNKTYKKLTVVISISSESGTTGNLDIMEKAIYNADFIIPASYDSRQAAGKYISSGKIKLTDKAPDKFRNGTLGATEEQVIEGVKKGLECDSDAVICIGEAAVKFKDKIKLLADLN